In one Liolophura sinensis isolate JHLJ2023 chromosome 11, CUHK_Ljap_v2, whole genome shotgun sequence genomic region, the following are encoded:
- the LOC135477821 gene encoding uncharacterized protein LOC135477821: protein MVFVTSQKVSFVWTLRVLRNPAISIETGYLTVAMLVLAPYLFSLIQLFWNISYLTKSNTPELPHWKDMLLGVFLSIVEGTCVVVFTIEVAALLPVYVLLPLLNAVFAIPMLQDLITRSKSREYTIERGKPENDIIELEAESPCPRACSCVFSLITLFLPALLACVLYFTGCVTWFQATCLGVTLFCLSVVWSPRIQMQILTTKYGLENTPRRIQGLYHLVKLIAIVTCLLIYIKLSYANQTYGYVYDQFKQRLPSLANRDILFPLLMNFFSGLGSHGLSYAAVGLCLPLAGLCLPMILSTLTTIALCLTYLGPHVYTVDELRGFGPLVPFLAAAGITALIWAIPFVIKCSEMVEKPKLLNAPFEVMFLNYGWNSVFFDQYLFLSYRADGFGRIPKTKLYAEQSRSIIFVCTTMYHEADYEMERILMSIQKLSDSDQFKNVKLEAHVFMDNGCDGLVLKEFAQQLVSLITEKLELKIHDATRFETPYGIQISWTLRGGLPLCVHLKDPKKVKAKKRWSQAMYINYMMRYRTEMLSERERKILRQQQPKQGQMFVDYSSEIEWRKNAHLINYLNPGYVDETVCEEKKGVLAQKLDKIGYPTPVDLHNTQVDNSTEKQDSDDQGLGSSASDETASSVSGSTGGDTECEGEKGSTSDSCHQNGSSDDGIVNEGFEADDSSSEESTKAFSSEAIGKDIRKQITDKHPSVERKRSRQKSGGADKKEKRPLETKESGLEVELPKSTSAESKPETLSCTWDEMKKPMADPVVDSVSTNAVQFEDPIWSDDQTYILATDADMEFKPEAVLELLNLCNWDKRLGGACGRTHPIGKKNGPIVWHQIFEYAKDFWMIKNAQNVIGSVMCAPGCFSLYRATAIRQVMAKYSKPTLTPFTVYVKDTGEDRWMATLMMIHGWKLRYSSFAHNTTYCPDTFDEFLKQRRRWVLSDVANALLVVQNIKRLIRNNECFTFVYVAYLLNMFLNNIITPGSAIVMITAGMDLVFDIPYIYTTVPLAFVVFLYSIFCTRASVRAQTLFTIGLTAVMGCTFFAIVVWGSTSIIKGIIEDIIASDLKFQQHYIILMLTISLVYSAVFHPREAYMIIYGLAYVFIFPAMHILLPIYAVCNIVDQSWGTRDTNVAKKPAVPCVFSCFVRRRKNKKSRKELDGADESQSQSDCLVEELKPMQEGSEEEKKEYEFWKHLKNTLLGNDVNTGLGKVELAERLRTMRNRCTVGLMSINLLWLCILSVFYIGISSPLSRLNIYGLIAGALYGFTLTIQVIGLTACRLDFLFRKLAHRLYGDERPMWVSQKTN from the exons ATGgtatttgtgacgtcacaaaaagtttccTTTGTCTGGACCCTTCGAGTGTTACGTAATCCCGCAATCAGCATTGAGACTGG atacctGACAGTCGCCATGCTTGTTCTTGCACCCTACCTGTTCTCGCTGATCCAGCTGTTCTGGAACATATCTTATTTGACGAAGTCAAATACACCAGAACTTCCGCACTGGAAAGATATGCTACTG GGCGTCTTTCTCAGCATCGTGGAGGGAACATGCGTTGTGGTTTTTACGATAGAGGTCGCTGCACTGCTTCCGGTCTACGTTTTACTACCGCTTCTGAATGCTGTCTTCGCCATTCCCATGTTGCAGGATTTGATTACAAGGAGTAAG TCTAGAGAGTATACCATCGAAAGGGGGAAACCTGAGAACGACATCATTGAGCTGGAGGCAGAATCGCCCTGCCCCCGTGCCTGCAGCTGTGTCTTCAGCCTCATAACGTTGTTTCTACCAGCGCTCCTAGCTTGCGTGTTGTACTTCACCGGCTGCGTTACCTGGTTCCAAGCAACCTGCTTAGGGGTAACCCTGTTCTGCCTGTCCGTTGTGTGGTCTCCTAGAATTCAGATGCAAATTCTGACGACGAAATACGGTCTGGAAAACACACCCCGAAGGATTCAGGGCCTGTATCATCTGGTAAAACTGATTGCCATCGTAACATGTTTATTGATATACATCAAGCTGAGCTATGCTAACCAAACTTATGGCTATGTGTACGATCAGTTTAAACAGAGACTGCCCAGTCTTGCAAACAGAgatatactttttccactgctcATGAATTTTTTCAGCGGCCTTGGCTCCCACGGATTATCATACGCTGCCGTTGGACTTTGCCTACCTTTAGCTGGCCTTTGTCTACCCATGATCCTATCCACGCTGACAACGATTGCCCTGTGCTTAACGTACTTGGGTCCTCACGTATATACTGTGGACGAGTTGCGAGGCTTTGGCCCTCTTGTCCCCTTTCTGGCCGCAGCCGGGATAACAGCTTTGATCTGGGCCATACCGTTCGTCATCAAGTGTTCCGAAATGGTGGAAAAGCCAAAACTTTTGAATGCTCCTTTTGAAGTTATGTTCTTGAACTACGGTTGGAACAGTGTGTTTTTCGACCAGTATCTCTTTCTGAGTTACAGAGCGGATGGCTTCGGTAGGATTCCGAAGACTAAACTGTACGCGGAGCAGTCTAGAAGTATAATATTTGTCTGCACGACAATGTACCACGAAGCCGATTACGAGATGGAGCGGATTTTAATGAGTATTCAGAAACTTTCTGACAGCGACCAGttcaaaaatgtcaaactgGAAGCGCATGTATTTATGGACAATGGCTGTGATGGTTTAGTGCTGAAAGAATTCGCTCAACAGCTCGTTTCCTTAATCACGGAAAAGTTGGAGTTGAAAATTCACGACGCAACTCGCTTCGAGACACCTTACGGTATACAAATCAGCTGGACTTTACGAGGCGGTCTTCCGCTCTGTGTTCATCTGAAAGATCCAAAGAAAGTAAAAGCCAAAAAGCGCTGGTCTCAGGCTATGTACATAAATTACATGATGCGGTACAGGACTGAAATGTTGTCAGAACGCGAGAGGAAAATTCTGCGTCAACAGCAGCCTAAGCAAGGTCAAATGTTCGTTGATTATTCCAGTGAAATAGAATGGAGGAAAAACGCTCATCTGATAAATTATCTGAACCCTGGTTATGTCGACGAAACTGTCTGCGAAGAGAAGAAAGGTGTGTTAGCTCAGAAGCTGGACAAAATTGGTTATCCCACTCCCGTGGACCTCCACAATACTCAAGTGGACAACAGCACGGAAAAACAGGACAGTGATGATCAAGGTTTGGGATCAAGCGCTTCCGATGAGACGGCATCGTCGGTAAGCGGCTCTACTGGCGGAGACACGGAGTGTGAAGGAGAAAAAGGATCAACGTCCGATTCTTGTCATCAGAATGGATCCTCCGATGACGGAATCGTCAACGAAGGATTCGAAGCTGACGACTCCTCTTCTGAAGAGTCCACAAAAGCCTTCAGTAGCGAAGCTATCGGCAAAGACATAAGAAAACAGATAACGGACAAACACCCATCGGTGGAAAGGAAGAGATCTCGACAAAAATCTGGCGGAGCGGATAAAAAGGAGAAACGTCCACTTGAAACAAAGGAATCTGGTCTCGAAGTAGAGTTGCCGAAATCAACCAGTGCTGAAAGTAAACCAGAAACGCTGTCCTGCACGTGGGATGAGATGAAAAAACCCATGGCTGATCCTGTCGTTGATTCGGTTTCCACTAACGCGGTTCAGTTCGAGGATCCAATCTGGAGCGATGATCAGACGTACATCCTGGCAACGGATGCCGACATGGAATTTAAACCGGAAGCAGTCTTGGAACTTTTAAACCTGTGCAACTGGGACAAACGTCTTGGGGGTGCCTGCGGGAGAACACATCCAATCGGAAAAAAGAACGGTCCAATTGTTTGGCACCAGATTTTTGAATATGCAAAGG ACTTTTGGATGATCAAAAACGCCCAAAACGTAATCGGATCCGTGATGTGTGCCCCCGGCTGCTTCAGTTTGTATAGAGCCACGGCCATTCGTCAAGTAATGGCGAAGTACTCGAAACCAACGCTGACGCCATTCACGGTTTACGTCAAAGACACTG GTGAAGACCGCTGGATGGCCACCTTGATGATGATCCACGGCTGGAAGCTCCGCTACTCGTCTTTCGCTCACAACACCACCTACTGCCCAGACACTTTCGACGAGTTCCTCAAACAGCGGCGCCGCTGGGTGCTTTCTGACGTCGCCAACGCCTTACTTGTAGTTCAGAATATCAAACGCCTTATACGTAACAACGAGTGCTTCACGTTCGTCTATGTGGCCTATCTGCTCAACATGTTCCTCAACAACATCATTACGCCGGGCTCGGCCATTGTCATGATTACGGCGGGTATGGACTTGGTGTTCGACATACCCTATATCTACACTACTGTGCCCCTCGCTTTCGTCGTCTTCCTCTATTCCATTTTCTGCACCCGGGCGTCTGTGCGAGCTCAGACATTGTTCACGATCGGGCTGACAGCTGTCATGGGCTGCACGTTTTTCGCTATCGTGGTCTGGGGTTCAACTTCCATTATCAAAGGAATAATCGAAG ATATAATCGCCAGTGACTTGAAGTTTCAACAGCATTACATTATCCTCATGCTTACGATTAGTCTGGTTTACTCTGCGGTGTTTCATCCTCGGGAAGCCTATATGATTATCTACGGTCTGGCTTACGTCTTTATTTTCCCTGCCATGCATATCCTCCTCCCAATCTACGCAGTCTGTAACATCGTCGACCAGAGTTGGGGAACAAGAGACACG AATGTTGCTAAGAAACCAGCTGTCCCTTGTGTGTTTTCGTGTTTCGTTCGGAGAAGGAAGAACAAAAAATCTCGAAAAGAACTTG ATGGCGCTGACGAGAGTCAATCTCAGTCTGACTGCCTTGTTGAGGAACTAAAACCCATGCAAGAGGGCAGCGAAGAGGAGAAGAAAGAGTACGAATTCTGGAAACACCTGAAGAACACGTTACTGGGGAACGATGTGAATACAGGTCTGGGGAAAGTGGAATTGGCCGAGAGATTGCGGACGATGCGGAACCGGTGTACGGTTGGCTTGATGAGTATCAACCTATTGTGGCTGTGCATTCTGTCCGTGTTTTACATTGGTATTTCGTCTCCCCTGTCCAGACTGAATATATACGGGCTTATAGCTGGCGCTCTGTACGGTTTCACCCTCACCATACAGGTTATAGGCCTCACCGCCTGCCGGTTAGACTTTCTGTTCAGGAAGCTCGCTCATAGGTTGTACGGTGACGAAAGGCCGATGTGGGTGAGTCAGAAAACGAACTAA